The stretch of DNA TCGTGTACGAGGAACGTGTACGAGGAAAGGGGCTAGGCGCGGGCGACTTGCGCTTACGGGTGCGGCCTGGGGATGTCCAGCTCGTACGGGTACGGGTACGGGTTCGGCCAGGGCGCGTGCGACCCCGGCGGCAGCCCGCGCCGCACCACATCGGTGGTGCGGCAGGCCGGCCCGAGCTTCGGGGCAGGAAATACGGTCGGTCGGATGCGGACGCGGCAAGCCGGATGCGGCGAGCCGGACGTATCAAGTCGGGTGCAGCAAGCCGCACCTGACCGGCCGCACGCAGCCGGCCGCACGGGTGGCGGACCACCCGGGACGATCCGGGAGCCGCCCCGCGCGCCGGCTCCCGGATCCACGCCGCCCGTCAGCCGGCCAGCATTCCGCGACGCAGCCGGGCGGTGATCCGGGTCAGCAGCCGGGACACGTGCATCTGTGAGACACCCAGTTCGACGCCGATCTGCGCCTGGGTCATCTCGTCGCCGAACCGCATCTGGAGAATGCGCCTGTCCCGCGCGTCCAGCCCGTCGATGAGCGGTTTGAGCGTGCCCACGGTCTCCACCGTCTCCAGGGCGGGATCGAGAGCGCCCACGCGGTCCGCGAGGCTGTGCGAGGCGTCCTCACCGGAGTCGTCGAGCGGCATGTCCAGCGACCCGGCGGAGTAGGCGTTGCTCGCGAGCAGCCCCTCCATCACGTTCTCCTCGTCGATGCCGAGGTGGACGGCGAGTTCCTTGGTCGTGGGCGCCCGGTCGAGGCTCTGGTGGAGCAGGTCGGTCGCGCGGGCCAGCTCTATGCGCAACTCCTGGAGCCTGCGCGGCACATGCACCGCCCAGCTCGTATCACGGAAGAATCGTTTGATCTCCCCGATGACGCAGGGCATGGCGAAACTCGCGAACTCGATCCCGCGGGCCAGCTCGAACCGGTTGATGGCTTTGATCAGTCCGATGGTGCCGACCTGGACGATCTCCTCCGTCGATTCGGAACGGCTACGGAACCGCGCGGCGGCGAACTTCACGAGCGACAGGTTCAGTTCCACAAGGGTGTTGCGTACGTACTGATGTTCGGGCGTACCCTCTTCGAGAGTGGCCAGCCGACTGAAGAAGAGCTTCGACAGCTCGCGGGAGTCCTGGGGCGACACAGCCGACGGGCGTTCGACGCGGGGCAGTTCCGGTATGTACGGGGCGGGCCTGCTGACGGAAACCGTCCGGCTCGCGCCGTGGACCTCGGTGGCTTCTGGCATACGGCCACTCCCCATTCTCCGTCGGCGTACGACGCCTGCGTGCCGCGCCGGGGGCTACCACACGCCGGCGACGACGGGGCCGCGTCGCGACGCGAATTGCGGTGCCTTAGGGCATGTACCCCCGAATCGGGCGGACATGGGCGGAGGTTTCAGCCGAATCCCGCTGTGCAGCGGCCGGTTTCCGTATGTACCCGCGCGGGGCTGGGACGGGAAGGGACCCGGGGCCACGAGCGGCCACCGGGTCCCTTGGGACGGCGCTTGGAGGGACGTGTGTCCTACGGACGTGGACCCCCGTGACGGGGATCAGCCCCAGCTCGCGTGCAGCGGCTTCCCTTCCGCGTATCCGGCGGCGCTCTGCACACCGACGATGGCCCGCTCGGCGAACTCCTCAAGGGAGTTGGCTCCCGCGTAGGTGCACGAGGAGCGGACCCCCGCGATGATCGAGTCGATCAGGTCCTCGACGCCGGGCCTGGCCGGGTCGAGGAACATCCGCGAGGTGGAGATGCCCTCTTCGAACAGGGCCTTGCGGGCCCTGTCGTACGAGGACTCCTCCGAGGTGCGGTTGCGTACGGCGCGGGCCGAGGCCATG from Streptomyces tsukubensis encodes:
- a CDS encoding SigB/SigF/SigG family RNA polymerase sigma factor is translated as MPEATEVHGASRTVSVSRPAPYIPELPRVERPSAVSPQDSRELSKLFFSRLATLEEGTPEHQYVRNTLVELNLSLVKFAAARFRSRSESTEEIVQVGTIGLIKAINRFELARGIEFASFAMPCVIGEIKRFFRDTSWAVHVPRRLQELRIELARATDLLHQSLDRAPTTKELAVHLGIDEENVMEGLLASNAYSAGSLDMPLDDSGEDASHSLADRVGALDPALETVETVGTLKPLIDGLDARDRRILQMRFGDEMTQAQIGVELGVSQMHVSRLLTRITARLRRGMLAG